From Domibacillus sp. DTU_2020_1001157_1_SI_ALB_TIR_016, a single genomic window includes:
- a CDS encoding BH0509 family protein: MSQAERNSKVQKLIEQQKFNEKEISKMTDPQIEYYHWLYFVDSIYDYM; the protein is encoded by the coding sequence ATGAGCCAAGCAGAAAGAAATTCAAAAGTGCAGAAATTAATTGAGCAACAAAAATTTAATGAGAAAGAAATTTCCAAGATGACAGATCCACAGATTGAATACTATCACTGGCTCTATTTTGTTGATTCTATTTATGATTATATGTAA
- a CDS encoding DUF1385 domain-containing protein, whose protein sequence is MSSTNGGRAGFHSVLFYNNTRIVKATRERNKRINVKVTYIEKSKIQMLGLCLYEIPFVRGAWLFFESFIITWKINFVLISALFLLNIINWSSHEEVDSSLSPFIINFGTSIIYDYRFHFSLIMGFLLLSSLIIKTTNLGKYHGAEHMVDNAYEDSKNITFANVINYSRIHPRCGTNIIVFVLIFYTLLYSFVDIIFLRFILSFILAYEVYLLKNKKLSFFLKPVYRLGEVFQKYLFTSLPEKTHIEVAIAAYDKLLTEESKNESKSNKK, encoded by the coding sequence ATGAGTTCGACAAATGGAGGGAGAGCTGGATTCCATTCTGTACTGTTTTATAATAATACCAGGATAGTAAAAGCAACACGTGAAAGAAATAAGAGGATTAACGTAAAAGTAACATACATAGAGAAGTCAAAGATACAAATGCTTGGTTTGTGTCTTTATGAAATACCATTCGTACGAGGCGCATGGTTATTTTTTGAATCATTTATTATAACTTGGAAAATTAATTTTGTACTAATTTCAGCACTTTTTTTATTAAATATAATAAATTGGAGCTCCCACGAAGAAGTGGATTCTTCTTTAAGTCCTTTTATAATTAACTTTGGTACTAGTATAATATACGATTACCGTTTTCATTTTTCTCTTATCATGGGGTTTTTATTGCTTTCTTCGTTAATAATAAAAACGACAAATTTAGGTAAATATCATGGAGCTGAACATATGGTGGATAACGCCTATGAAGACTCAAAAAACATAACGTTTGCAAATGTAATAAACTATTCGAGAATCCATCCTCGGTGCGGAACCAATATAATTGTTTTTGTATTGATATTTTATACCTTACTTTATTCTTTTGTTGATATCATATTTCTTCGATTTATTCTGTCTTTCATTTTAGCTTACGAAGTATACTTACTGAAGAATAAGAAGCTAAGCTTCTTTCTGAAACCTGTATACAGACTGGGAGAAGTTTTTCAAAAGTATTTATTTACTTCTTTACCTGAAAAGACTCATATTGAGGTGGCTATAGCTGCATATGATAAGCTGCTAACTGAAGAGAGTAAAAATGAAAGCAAAAGTAATAAAAAATGA
- a CDS encoding phosphorothioated DNA-binding restriction endonuclease: MEKEEFLQKISKLNIWQKNGERAPHKPLVLLFALGKIQNEQMQAFRFEEVEDSLEKLLIDFGPPRKSNHPEQPFVRLKNDGVWKITKPVPSTSISKRFLRQENIGGGFTDEAYQLLLAHPELVQEAAYTLLNLHFPDTFYEDILEAVGLDFSNFSMQRKKRDPKFRDKILRAYGYSCAVCGFNVRLGHTLVGIEAAHIKWHQAGGPDIEENGIALCSLHHKLFDRGVFTLNPERILIVSEEAHGTNGFEEWLLKYHSKPIAKPISQSYEPDQSFLSWHVKEVFKGPERYIY, from the coding sequence ATGGAAAAAGAAGAGTTTTTGCAAAAAATCTCAAAGCTGAATATCTGGCAGAAAAATGGCGAGCGTGCGCCGCATAAGCCGCTTGTTTTATTATTTGCACTGGGAAAAATCCAAAATGAACAGATGCAGGCTTTTCGCTTTGAAGAGGTGGAAGATTCACTGGAAAAACTGCTCATTGACTTTGGACCGCCGCGTAAAAGCAATCATCCAGAACAGCCATTTGTTCGTCTTAAGAATGATGGAGTGTGGAAAATAACAAAGCCTGTTCCTTCAACCTCTATTTCAAAACGTTTTCTTCGCCAGGAAAATATAGGCGGCGGATTTACAGACGAAGCGTACCAGCTGCTACTTGCTCATCCGGAGCTGGTTCAGGAAGCAGCATACACACTGTTGAACCTTCATTTTCCGGATACATTTTATGAGGATATATTGGAAGCAGTTGGGCTCGATTTTTCAAATTTCAGCATGCAAAGAAAAAAGCGTGATCCTAAATTTAGAGATAAAATATTGCGCGCATATGGCTATTCATGCGCCGTCTGCGGATTTAACGTCAGACTCGGGCATACATTAGTCGGTATTGAAGCAGCCCATATTAAATGGCACCAGGCAGGCGGACCGGACATTGAGGAAAATGGGATCGCTTTATGCTCCCTGCATCATAAATTATTTGACCGGGGTGTTTTTACATTAAATCCTGAACGCATTTTAATCGTTTCAGAAGAAGCACACGGAACGAACGGGTTTGAGGAATGGCTTTTAAAATATCACAGCAAGCCAATCGCAAAACCGATCAGCCAATCCTATGAGCCGGATCAGTCTTTTTTGTCCTGGCATGTGAAGGAAGTGTTTAAAGGTCCGGAACGGTATATCTACTAA
- a CDS encoding GIY-YIG nuclease family protein produces the protein MMTLSFLEETWGGLTWTPWYTFDEIMKDKHFIPTLPGVYRIKPKGQNKLMYIGQTGRNLRERVTDLIRNTVKEEMPFNDPHTAGPSLWSWRDAEGWEFECSVSTVDLTKNSREGLECFLLWSYRLETGQSTVCNHGRFHQDYEKSRGRKSGFRGGKLQDSVPRNPSWGESFPPLHVQGTPLSLNFMGFPWSNFIGANQLSDVPLQKGVYRIKGLKTNTLLYIGQSNQLNNRLRQHTRKNWGQEVNFSYCIIENAKDYHLKEIENDLIGAYYATENSVPTFQFKNLKEGRL, from the coding sequence ATGATGACTCTATCATTCTTAGAAGAAACATGGGGAGGGTTAACCTGGACTCCTTGGTACACCTTTGATGAAATAATGAAAGATAAACACTTTATCCCAACTTTGCCCGGTGTATATCGTATTAAGCCAAAGGGTCAGAACAAGCTCATGTATATAGGACAAACAGGGCGTAACTTGCGAGAACGAGTAACAGACCTTATTCGAAATACTGTTAAAGAAGAGATGCCTTTTAATGACCCACATACAGCTGGTCCCTCTTTATGGTCCTGGAGGGACGCTGAAGGATGGGAGTTCGAATGCTCCGTTTCTACAGTAGATCTAACTAAAAATAGCCGAGAAGGGCTAGAATGTTTTCTTCTGTGGAGTTATCGATTGGAAACTGGGCAGTCAACTGTTTGTAATCATGGTAGATTTCACCAAGACTATGAAAAGTCAAGAGGGCGTAAAAGTGGTTTTCGTGGAGGTAAACTACAAGATTCGGTACCTCGTAACCCTTCATGGGGTGAAAGTTTCCCTCCATTACACGTTCAAGGTACCCCATTGTCATTAAATTTTATGGGATTTCCTTGGTCAAATTTTATAGGAGCAAATCAATTGTCTGATGTGCCTCTTCAAAAAGGTGTTTATCGTATCAAAGGACTTAAAACAAATACCCTTTTATATATTGGACAATCAAATCAATTAAATAATAGGCTTAGGCAGCATACAAGAAAGAATTGGGGGCAAGAAGTGAATTTCTCTTATTGTATAATTGAAAATGCAAAAGATTATCATTTAAAAGAAATTGAAAACGACTTAATTGGTGCTTATTACGCTACAGAAAATAGTGTCCCAACGTTTCAGTTTAAAAATCTAAAAGAGGGTAGACTATAA
- a CDS encoding DUF6884 domain-containing protein, with protein MKTLIITSCTKDKIYKIENQLNKEDFLNPSALTKKEEELRSFKVKARDMYKGRQHLRVMEGINLLRSSFIDNIVDLSIISAGYGLLEETAEIVPYNVTFAEMKKNEITEWSRYLNINKDTSTKIKSYDLVIFLLGEEYLRSLDLPFLETKNDQKLIFLGGKASKKLIPNEAPYYYIEIGHQDAKAFNEMSISIKGQLFKLLAQEIVLNGMEVFDYIYDDPQKLLPLLEKYRKPEIE; from the coding sequence ATGAAAACTTTAATTATTACTTCATGCACAAAAGATAAAATATATAAGATTGAGAACCAGTTAAATAAAGAGGACTTTTTAAATCCTAGTGCCTTAACAAAAAAAGAAGAGGAATTACGTTCTTTTAAGGTTAAGGCTCGGGATATGTATAAAGGACGACAACATCTAAGAGTTATGGAAGGCATTAATCTTCTGAGAAGTAGCTTTATTGACAATATTGTAGACTTATCTATCATATCAGCCGGTTATGGCTTGTTGGAAGAAACAGCCGAAATCGTACCCTATAACGTCACCTTTGCAGAAATGAAAAAAAATGAAATAACAGAGTGGTCAAGATATTTAAATATCAATAAGGATACTAGTACTAAAATAAAATCATATGATTTAGTTATATTTTTATTAGGAGAAGAGTATCTTCGCTCACTAGATCTTCCTTTTTTAGAAACAAAAAATGATCAAAAGTTGATTTTTCTGGGAGGTAAAGCGAGCAAAAAGCTTATCCCTAATGAAGCCCCTTATTACTACATAGAAATAGGGCATCAAGATGCTAAGGCTTTCAACGAGATGTCTATTAGTATTAAAGGTCAGCTCTTTAAACTGTTGGCTCAAGAAATAGTTTTAAACGGTATGGAAGTTTTTGACTATATTTATGATGATCCTCAAAAACTACTCCCTCTTTTAGAAAAGTATCGGAAACCTGAAATAGAGTAG
- a CDS encoding very short patch repair endonuclease, which yields MTDNISKSERSEVMKKVRSISKMEEEVRKALWKKGIRFRKNVKKLVGKPDIAISKYKIVIFIDSCFWHACPLHGRRPKSNTDFWNKKLDRNKQRDQEVNLHYLERGWHVRRVWEHELKADFDGVIDDLAAFITSQKNLQASRL from the coding sequence ATGACGGACAACATTTCGAAAAGCGAACGCAGCGAAGTGATGAAGAAAGTTCGATCCATTTCAAAAATGGAGGAAGAAGTTCGAAAAGCGTTGTGGAAAAAAGGTATCCGATTTAGGAAAAATGTTAAAAAATTAGTGGGGAAACCCGATATCGCTATAAGCAAGTACAAAATTGTCATCTTTATCGATTCTTGTTTTTGGCACGCTTGTCCTTTGCACGGTAGAAGACCTAAGAGCAACACTGATTTTTGGAATAAGAAATTGGACAGAAACAAGCAAAGGGATCAGGAAGTCAATCTTCACTATTTGGAACGCGGCTGGCATGTAAGGAGAGTTTGGGAACATGAATTAAAGGCCGACTTTGACGGAGTGATCGATGACCTGGCGGCGTTCATCACTTCACA